One window of the Salvia splendens isolate huo1 chromosome 1, SspV2, whole genome shotgun sequence genome contains the following:
- the LOC121744009 gene encoding delta-1-pyrroline-5-carboxylate synthase: MEAADSTRSFLRDVKRIVIKVGTAVVTQADGRLALGRLGSLCEQIHELNTDGYEVILVTSGAVGVGRQRLRYRKLVHSSFADLQKPQVELDGKACAAVGQNGLMALYDTLFSQLDTTSAQLLVTDNDFRDPDFRRQLNETVKSMLSLKVVPIFNENDAISTRKAPYEDASGIFWDNDSLAALLALELKADLLVLLSDVDGLYSGPPSDPQSELIHTYVKERHEGLITFGDKSRVGRGGMTAKVKAAVYAAYAGIPVVITSGFSYGNILKVLSGQRIGTLFHRDAHKWAPLGELGVREMAMAARDSSRRLQAMSSHDRSNILLSVADALEANEKLITAENEADIAEALRAGYEKALVSRLALKPGKVSSLANSIRVLANMEEPVGRVLKRMELSEGFILEKLSSPLGVLLIIFESRPDALVQIASLAIRSGNGLLLKGGKEARRSNAILHKIITSAIPKSVGEGLIGLVTSREEIPELLKLDDVIDLVIPRGSNKLVSQIKASTKIPVLGHADGICHVYVDKSANMDMAKQIVVDAKTDYPAACNAMETLLVHKDLVQTGGLNELIVELQTKGVKIFGGPRASSSLNIPEAQSLHHEYSALACTVEIVDDVNAAIDHIHQHGSAHTDCIVTEDDEVAGIFLRQVDSAAVFHNASTRFSDGFRFGLGAEVGISTSRIHARGPVGVEGLLTTRWLARGKGQVVNGDKGIVYTHKEMSREA; the protein is encoded by the exons ATGGAGGCTGCTGATTCCACTCGTTCGTTTCTCAGAGATGTCAAACGCATCGTCATCAAG GTGGGAACGGCCGTAGTTACTCAAGCTGATGGACGACTAGCTCTTGGAAGACTAGGCTCACTTTGTGAGCAG ATCCATGAACTCAACACTGATGGCTACGAGGTGATTTTGGTGACATCAGGTGCTGTTGGTGTTGGCCGCCAGAGGCTTCGATACAGGAAACTAGTTCACAGCAG CTTTGCTGACCTCCAAAAGCCGCAAGTTGAACTTGATGGGAAAGCTTGTGCAGCTGTTGGACAAAATGGTCTTATGGCTCTGTATGACACTTTGTTCAGCCAG TTGGATACGACCTCAGCACAGCTTCTAGTAACTGATAATGATTTTAGAGACCCAGATTTCAGAAGGCAACTGAATGAAACTGTGAAATCTATGTTGTCGTTGAAGGTGGTTCcaatatttaatgaaaatgatgCCATCAGTACCAGGAAAGCTCCCTATGAG GATGCTTCCGGAATATTTTGGGATAATGACAGTTTAGCGGCTCTTCTGGCATTGGAGCTAAAAGCTGATCTACTTGTTCTGTTGAGTGATGTAGACGGTCTTTATAGCGGCCCACCAAGTGATCCACAATCTGAACTAATTCATACGTATGTTAAGGAAAGACATGAGGGTCTGATAACTTTTGGAGACAAATCACGAGTGGGAAGAGGAGGGATGACAGCTAAAGTAAAAGCTGCTGTTTATGCTGCGTACGCTGGTATTCCTGTTGTTATCACCAG CGGTTTTTCGTATGGAAATATTCTAAAAGTTCTAAGTGGACAGCGTATTGGCACACTATTCCACCGAGATGCACATAAATGGGCCCCACTAGGAGAATTAGGTGTGAGGGAGATGGCGATGGCTGCAAGAGATAGTTCACGGAGACTGCAG GCAATGTCTTCTCATGACAGGAGTAATATTTTGTTGAGTGTTGCTGATGCCTTAGAGGCTAATGAGAAGCTAATAACTGCTGAAAATGAAGCTGATATTGCTGAAGCCCTAAGGGCCGGATATGAAAAAGCTTTAGTATCAAGGCTTGCTTTGAAGCCGGGTAAG GTTTCAAGTCTcgcaaattctattcgcgtgcTAGCAAACATGGAGGAGCCAGTTGGTCGAGTTTTGAAGAGAATGGAG CTATCAGAAGGATTCATCTTGGAGAAATTATCATCTCCTTTGGGCGTTCTTTTGATCATTTTTGAGTCTCGACCTGATGCACTGGTTCAG ATAGCTTCACTAGCAATTCGAAGTGGGAATGGACTCCTGTTAAAAGGGGGCAAAGAAGCTAGAAGATCAAATGCAATTCTGCATAAG ATAATCACATCGGCCATCCCAAAAAGTGTTGGTGAAGGCCTTATTGGACTAGTTACTTCTAGAGAAGAGATCCCTGAGTTGCTCAAG CTGGATGATGTAATTGACCTTGTGATTCCAAGAGGGAGCAACAAACTTGTATCTCAAATTAAGGCGTCAACAAAGATTCCTGTTCTTGGACATGCtg ATGGAATATGTCATGTATACGTAGATAAGTCTGCTAATATGGACATGGCTAAACAAATCGTTGTAGATGCAAAAACTGATTATCCTGCTGCCTGCAATGCAATG GAAACATTGCTTGTACACAAGGACCTTGTGCAGACTGGTGGTCTAAATGAGCTAATAGTGGAACTTCAAACCAAAG GGGTAAAAATATTTGGTGGACCTCGAGCAAGCTCTTCACTGAACATTCCCGAGGCACAGTCATTACACCACGAATATAGTGCTCTTGCTTGCACTGTTGAGATTGTGGATGATGTAAATGCTGCCATTGATCATATACATCAACATGGAAG TGCACATACAGACTGCATTGTAACAGAAGACGATGAGGTTGCTGGAATCTTTTTGCGTCAAGTAGACAG TGCTGCTGTGTTTCACAATGCAAGTACAAGATTCAGTGATGGCTTCCGCTTTGGATTAGGTGCAGAG GTTGGTATTAGTACAAGTCGAATTCACGCCCGTGGTCCTGTAGGTGTTGAAGGACTGCTAACAACACGATG GCTTGCAAGAGGAAAAGGGCAAGTGGTAAATGGTGACAAAGGCATTGTGTATACTCACAAGGAGATGAGTCGGGAAGCATGA